Below is a genomic region from Herpetosiphonaceae bacterium.
CTCGACCTGATCGTGCGTTACGTAGATGCTGGTCAGGCCCAACGCTTTAATGATCGCGCGCAGGTCTTCGGTCAGCCGCTCGCGCAGCGTGCGGTCGAGCGCGCCAAGCGGCTCGTCCAGCATCAGCAGCCGGGGATGCGGCGCGAGTGAGCGAGCCAGCGCTACCCGCTGACGCTCGCCGCCCGATAGCTCGAAAATCGTGCGCCGCGCATAGCCCGGCAGCCCCACCAGATCGAGCATCTCGTCCACGCAGCGCGCGATCTCGGCGCGCGGTAGCCGCTGCATCCGCAGGCCAAACGCGATATTCTGGCCTACGCTGCGGTGCGGCAGCAGCGCAAAATCCTGAAACATAAAGCCAAACTGCCGCTCGTGAACCGGCACGCGATCGATCGCGCGGCCTTCAAGGCGGACGCTGCCAGCGTAGTCCGTCTCCAGCCCGGCGATCACCCGCAGCAGCGTAGACTTGCCGCAGCCGCTCGGCCCCAGCAGGCAGACGATCTCACCCTCCGCCGCACCAAACGTCACGCCGCGCAGCACAGGCTCGGCACCATAACTTTTGACAATCTGCTCTGCCTCAAGCAGCATCGACGACCCCTTCCGCGCTTTGAGCACATGGTATCATACATAGCACGAGAGGAAAGATTCTTGCGCGGTATGCCATTATTTCGTCGTCCATTCGATCGACGCCACGCATTGGCGCGACCCGCTGCTCCCCACGATGCGTCCGTGATCGGATCGCTGGGCTACCATGCTTTCCGCCGCTACCTGACCAGCTCGGTCGATGATGTCGTCGAGTTGCTGCCACACGAGCCGACCGCAGTGCTTGAGTACGAGGGTAAGATCGTTGCGGTGGCGCAGGCGGGCTGGCGCATGTCGCCGAACGCCTGGCTGCGTTCCGTGCTGATCGATGGGCGCGTCGAGGCGGTGTCGGTGCTTCCACTGTTGATCGACCAGTTGCACCGCTTGCTGCCCGCCCGCGCGATCTCGTCGTTGTATATCACCCTGGACGAATGGAGCATGCCCTGGCTGCGCACGCCGCTGGAAAAGCTTGGCTACAAGCGGATTATGGATGTGCTGACCTACGAAAAGGTGGGCATGGATGTGCCTGCTTCGGGGAATCAGGCGGTGGTGGTTCGCCGGGCACGTCCAGAGGATCTTCAGGCCGTACTGCGGCTGGATGCGATCTGTTTTGCTACGCCCTGGGGTAAAGGAGAGGAAATTTTAGGCCCTGCGCTGATCAGCGCGCCCTATTTTGCCGTGGCAGAGTTTAGCGGCGAGGTGATCGGCTATACCTACGTCACAGTCCATCAGGCGGGGGTCCACGCGCATCTCGTGCGCATCGCAGTATCGCCCGCTTTCCAGGGCCGCGCCGTCGGCGTGCGCTTGCTGGCCGATGTCGTACGCTTCTGCCATCATCGGCGGATTGACCTGATGACGCTTAATACGCAAGATTACAATGTACAGGCGCAACGGCTGTACGAGTGGTTTGGATTTCGTCGCACCGGCGAAGTCCAGGCTGTGCTGGGGGTCGAAGGACTCGGCCAGCAGCGGCTCGGCAGTTGATTGCCAGCGCTTGACCACCCCCGCGCCCCTACCGGCAGTGCTGTCGCTACGCTCAGATCTCGTGGTGACGAGCTACATCGCTTACCAGGAGTTGGAGATCGATCGCCGCCTGGAGATAGACCCGCCGCTCTTCGGGCGACCACGCGGCCCGGCTTAGACCAAACCACGCCCCAATCAGGTACGGATCGTAGTGCAGCGCCGCGCGGAAGTAGTCTTGCGCCTGCTTGAGGTACCCATTATGGAGCGCGTGCCATCCGAGCGTTGACAGATAGCCGCTGTCGTGGGTGTCGTGCATCGCTCCTGCGATCTGAAATTCCGCCTGCGTCCGTGCCGCCTGTATGGCATCCCAGATACGTTGCCGCCAAAGAGCGACCCGCTGCGCGTGGAAGGGTGAGAAAGGATCGCGCTGCACCCGAATTCCCTCTACTTGCATAGTCCGTCCTTC
It encodes:
- a CDS encoding ABC transporter ATP-binding protein is translated as MLLEAEQIVKSYGAEPVLRGVTFGAAEGEIVCLLGPSGCGKSTLLRVIAGLETDYAGSVRLEGRAIDRVPVHERQFGFMFQDFALLPHRSVGQNIAFGLRMQRLPRAEIARCVDEMLDLVGLPGYARRTIFELSGGERQRVALARSLAPHPRLLMLDEPLGALDRTLRERLTEDLRAIIKALGLTSIYVTHDQVEAFAVADRIVLMNRGQIVQSGTPMEVYCRPASMFAARFLGLNNLIVGERIAVERGRTLMQTALGRLVVETQEQGAERQTVLIRPEAAAPPTEDAVNVIEGRVTRSTFRGGTQRLLLRHGSGTELELDVEAGTFAVGQSVRLSLRPDALTTIAEEA
- a CDS encoding GNAT family N-acetyltransferase, with amino-acid sequence MPLFRRPFDRRHALARPAAPHDASVIGSLGYHAFRRYLTSSVDDVVELLPHEPTAVLEYEGKIVAVAQAGWRMSPNAWLRSVLIDGRVEAVSVLPLLIDQLHRLLPARAISSLYITLDEWSMPWLRTPLEKLGYKRIMDVLTYEKVGMDVPASGNQAVVVRRARPEDLQAVLRLDAICFATPWGKGEEILGPALISAPYFAVAEFSGEVIGYTYVTVHQAGVHAHLVRIAVSPAFQGRAVGVRLLADVVRFCHHRRIDLMTLNTQDYNVQAQRLYEWFGFRRTGEVQAVLGVEGLGQQRLGS